In Carnobacterium sp. CP1, the following are encoded in one genomic region:
- a CDS encoding zinc ribbon domain-containing protein YjdM, giving the protein MFNLPNCPKCNSEYTYEDGSLLVCPECGHEWALDTVVETDESEKEFKDAHGNKLMDGDSVIVIKDLKAKGTSFVVKKGTKVKNIRLVDGDHDIDCKVEGIGAMQLKTEFVKKA; this is encoded by the coding sequence ATGTTTAATTTGCCAAATTGTCCAAAATGCAATTCAGAATACACTTATGAAGACGGCAGCCTTTTAGTATGCCCAGAATGCGGCCATGAATGGGCTTTAGATACAGTTGTTGAAACAGACGAAAGTGAAAAAGAGTTCAAAGATGCACATGGAAACAAACTAATGGATGGAGATTCAGTGATCGTTATTAAAGATCTTAAAGCAAAAGGCACTTCATTCGTTGTAAAAAAAGGAACCAAAGTAAAGAATATTCGTTTGGTTGACGGCGACCATGATATTGATTGTAAAGTCGAGGGTATTGGAGCCATGCAATTGAAAACGGAATTTGTAAAAAAAGCTTAG
- a CDS encoding bifunctional metallophosphatase/5'-nucleotidase: protein MKKNVFNRITPLALAIILGIGIGFFFIQGRVNVEEKEIDITLLATSDIHGRFMPWDYASDEPNLEGSLTQLQTLIKEVREENPHTILLDAGDTIQDNYAEVFNDQSLSPLMVAMNEMRYDAWALGNHEFNFGLDELEKITSQYKGPKLAGNSYKENGERFLPAYTIIEREGIKIGIIGMVTPMVTEYEKDTDHLDGVVIKNVIEETKKAVAELDGKVDAIIGLVHMGLENELGVPETGVKDIANAVPELDAVFAGHDHVLIEKEEVNGVLVTEPNRYGTHLSRIDLTFQHQGDHWVLQAKDATVIPVVAADGSIAESDKELETLLKPYHDIARAESNKVIAELKGTDLVPKDVIKGIPTVQIQETPLTDFLHEVMLYYSEADVVAHQIDNDQASLDRGPIRKKDIGYNYQFADGDVSVYRVTGKELKEYMEWAAGYFNTARSGDVTISFDKSRRSAEEGTNDIFGNVKYEIDLREQPGHRIKHLRKLDGTPIKSDDQLTLGMNSDRMEFLRSKGELFEGKKFKKIWASQDESAYGATEGSIRNLAIHYLQEVQKGEYKPDLQTNWRIVGIDTESAAYSAVVYLANKGIIEIPSTKDGKGTNIESINVTDPISKPMVKKLALKANVSEEPFSEVKTTGDFYQKLAQVLKESESVKK from the coding sequence ATGAAAAAAAATGTATTTAATAGAATCACACCATTGGCTTTAGCTATTATACTAGGTATCGGAATAGGCTTCTTTTTTATACAAGGCCGTGTTAATGTGGAAGAAAAGGAAATCGACATCACACTGTTGGCGACTTCTGATATTCATGGACGTTTTATGCCTTGGGACTATGCAAGCGACGAACCTAATTTAGAAGGCAGTTTAACGCAACTACAAACACTAATCAAAGAAGTTCGAGAAGAAAACCCGCATACTATTTTATTAGATGCCGGAGATACGATTCAAGATAATTACGCTGAAGTATTCAATGATCAATCTCTATCACCTCTGATGGTGGCTATGAATGAAATGAGATACGATGCTTGGGCATTGGGAAACCATGAATTTAATTTTGGATTGGATGAATTAGAAAAAATTACTAGCCAATATAAGGGGCCTAAACTAGCGGGAAATAGTTACAAAGAAAACGGAGAACGGTTTTTACCCGCGTACACCATTATAGAACGAGAAGGAATCAAAATTGGTATCATCGGAATGGTCACACCAATGGTTACTGAATATGAAAAAGATACGGACCATTTGGATGGTGTAGTCATCAAAAATGTGATCGAAGAAACTAAAAAAGCTGTTGCAGAATTAGATGGAAAAGTGGATGCTATCATCGGTTTAGTTCATATGGGATTGGAAAATGAATTGGGAGTTCCAGAAACAGGCGTCAAAGATATTGCAAACGCAGTCCCTGAATTAGATGCGGTCTTCGCAGGACATGATCATGTGCTGATTGAAAAAGAAGAAGTGAACGGTGTACTTGTGACCGAGCCTAACCGCTACGGGACACATCTTTCTCGGATTGATTTAACGTTTCAGCACCAAGGTGATCACTGGGTATTACAAGCGAAGGACGCAACGGTGATTCCCGTTGTAGCTGCGGATGGAAGCATTGCTGAATCGGATAAAGAGTTGGAAACCTTACTAAAACCTTATCATGACATTGCTCGTGCAGAATCCAATAAAGTCATAGCGGAATTAAAAGGAACGGATTTAGTCCCTAAAGATGTGATTAAAGGCATCCCAACCGTACAGATCCAAGAAACTCCTTTAACCGATTTTCTGCATGAAGTGATGCTTTACTATAGTGAAGCAGACGTTGTTGCCCATCAAATCGATAATGATCAAGCTTCTTTAGATCGAGGCCCAATCAGAAAAAAAGATATTGGGTACAATTACCAATTTGCAGATGGGGATGTTTCGGTTTACCGAGTTACCGGTAAAGAATTGAAAGAGTATATGGAATGGGCCGCTGGTTATTTCAATACAGCTCGCTCAGGAGATGTCACTATTAGTTTCGATAAATCGCGCCGTTCAGCTGAAGAAGGGACAAATGACATTTTCGGAAACGTTAAATATGAAATTGACTTAAGAGAACAACCTGGACACAGGATCAAACACTTGCGGAAGTTAGACGGAACACCAATTAAATCAGATGATCAGCTAACCTTAGGTATGAACTCAGATCGAATGGAATTTCTTCGCTCAAAAGGAGAACTATTTGAAGGGAAAAAATTTAAAAAGATTTGGGCTTCGCAAGATGAAAGTGCTTATGGAGCAACAGAAGGTTCCATTCGTAATTTAGCCATTCACTATTTGCAGGAAGTCCAAAAAGGCGAGTATAAACCGGACTTGCAAACCAACTGGAGAATAGTCGGAATCGACACAGAATCAGCTGCCTATTCAGCAGTAGTTTACTTAGCTAACAAAGGAATTATAGAAATACCGAGTACAAAAGATGGAAAAGGGACCAATATTGAATCCATTAATGTAACGGATCCTATTTCAAAACCAATGGTAAAAAAATTAGCTTTAAAAGCAAATGTAAGCGAAGAACCATTTTCTGAAGTGAAAACGACAGGAGATTTTTATCAAAAATTAGCGCAGGTACTAAAAGAGTCAGAATCTGTAAAAAAATAA
- a CDS encoding VanZ family protein has product MQLFKGKKNKRRVFIFLMLISFLVINWFYQTIIQQKLALYLKPIYILPDSLIISLMVSLCLAFLLARTLYRIIYRTKSLKNIKLSSLVYLIALIGFLFFNSSSRQGTTLNPLAFVGELLSGSGVDPFFNLACFVPLGSYLKRFNLKKIVAKAFVPLFSVELVQYIVGIGSFNVSDLFLNYMGLFVGYQLMNARFVKRMMTK; this is encoded by the coding sequence ATGCAACTATTCAAAGGAAAGAAAAATAAACGTCGTGTGTTCATCTTTTTAATGCTCATCAGTTTTCTCGTGATAAATTGGTTTTACCAAACCATCATTCAACAGAAATTGGCCTTATATTTAAAGCCGATTTACATCTTGCCAGATAGCCTCATTATTTCATTAATGGTATCTTTGTGTTTGGCTTTTCTTTTAGCAAGAACCCTTTATCGCATCATTTACCGTACAAAGAGTCTAAAGAACATAAAACTTTCTTCACTCGTGTATTTGATAGCCTTGATCGGCTTTTTGTTTTTCAACAGTTCAAGCCGTCAAGGAACGACGTTAAACCCTTTAGCTTTTGTTGGAGAATTGTTAAGCGGCAGTGGCGTGGATCCGTTCTTTAACCTAGCTTGTTTTGTTCCCTTAGGTTCTTATTTGAAGCGATTCAACCTTAAGAAAATAGTGGCAAAAGCATTTGTTCCTTTATTCTCAGTAGAACTTGTTCAATACATAGTAGGCATAGGGTCTTTTAATGTGAGTGACCTATTTTTAAATTATATGGGATTATTCGTAGGGTACCAACTTATGAATGCTCGTTTTGTTAAGCGAATGATGACTAAATAG
- a CDS encoding AI-2E family transporter — protein sequence MNYFKKSSLLFWTLWLLAVAAIIYIASQISFIFHPIFILFSTLFIPILSAGFLFYLLNPLVKLMQKMRIKRPYAIVLMMILFIGGMISFIIKIAPALMEQLTELVINIPVLIENIEIHAEDLKLLPGLTNINVDETLTRLNLSLDTISKTILSSFTTSISSIISTITSVAIALITVPIILFYMFHDGEKFKPAVAAIFPKNFQKHVFELLPQINDVISSYISGKGLASIVVAILMYFGFLMVGIPYTLLLAIINGATNLIPYIGPFIGAAPAFIIGLTISPGTAFFVALVVFIVQQVDANFLTPKFVGKSLAIHPLTIIFILLVAGKMFGIVGIIFGVPAFAVIKTIIVYIKDTRTAAKEIKKPR from the coding sequence ATGAATTATTTTAAAAAATCATCATTATTATTTTGGACTCTATGGCTATTAGCAGTAGCTGCTATTATTTATATAGCTTCTCAAATCAGTTTTATTTTCCACCCTATCTTTATCTTGTTTTCTACGCTTTTTATACCTATCTTAAGCGCAGGCTTTTTATTTTATTTACTAAATCCCTTAGTCAAACTTATGCAAAAAATGAGAATCAAACGCCCTTACGCCATTGTTTTGATGATGATTTTATTTATTGGCGGAATGATCTCTTTTATCATTAAAATTGCACCTGCCTTAATGGAACAACTGACCGAATTGGTTATTAATATTCCAGTTTTAATTGAGAATATCGAAATTCATGCTGAAGATTTAAAATTGCTTCCAGGACTTACGAACATAAATGTCGATGAAACATTGACTCGTTTGAATCTTTCTCTTGATACCATTTCAAAAACGATTTTGTCTAGCTTTACAACGAGCATCAGTTCTATTATTTCTACCATCACTAGTGTAGCCATTGCCTTGATCACTGTTCCAATCATATTATTCTACATGTTTCATGATGGCGAGAAATTTAAACCTGCTGTTGCAGCGATTTTCCCTAAAAACTTTCAAAAGCATGTGTTTGAATTGCTCCCCCAGATAAACGACGTCATCTCTTCTTATATCAGCGGCAAAGGATTAGCTAGTATTGTAGTGGCTATCTTGATGTATTTCGGTTTTTTAATGGTCGGTATACCCTACACTTTGCTATTGGCTATCATTAATGGCGCAACCAATCTTATCCCTTACATCGGTCCTTTCATTGGTGCAGCCCCTGCTTTTATTATCGGATTAACGATTTCTCCTGGGACCGCTTTTTTTGTTGCTTTAGTCGTTTTTATCGTTCAGCAAGTAGACGCTAACTTTTTAACTCCAAAATTTGTCGGAAAATCTCTAGCGATTCATCCGTTAACCATTATTTTTATTTTATTAGTAGCAGGAAAAATGTTTGGGATCGTTGGAATCATCTTCGGAGTCCCAGCTTTCGCAGTGATTAAAACAATTATCGTCTATATTAAGGACACTCGAACAGCTGCCAAAGAAATAAAAAAACCAAGGTAG
- a CDS encoding YrhK family protein translates to MPKIKRKENDVEIVSKRFKIYFQKKYQVISLTNDVITGLMFIAGSLLNLFGAPAIYGNVIYLLASIFLTIRPLLKIFRHTWISKTKK, encoded by the coding sequence ATGCCAAAAATCAAGCGTAAAGAAAACGACGTTGAAATTGTATCTAAGCGTTTCAAAATTTATTTCCAGAAGAAATACCAAGTTATTTCCTTAACGAACGATGTTATTACTGGGTTAATGTTTATTGCTGGGAGCTTATTGAACCTTTTTGGAGCTCCTGCTATTTATGGCAATGTTATTTATTTACTAGCCAGTATCTTCTTAACCATACGCCCTCTCCTTAAAATTTTCCGTCATACTTGGATTTCTAAAACAAAGAAATAA
- a CDS encoding DUF421 domain-containing protein, which produces MYGSIVLKVAFGLVGLLLFTRLLGKKSMSDITPFDLIYTLVLGGLLEETIYDEKIKLSHFFLALTVWGVMIYIIEALVQKNSTINKWIKGQPCILVQDGQLNIKGLNSNHVEMEQLRTMMRQQNCFSLKEAKYVILETGGTISVMRNEEEDAVLTILLIDEGAINEKALLSIHQTKDWLLDILKEEGQSQVTEIAYAEWSREHGLYWKTYAESVKEPYKIDG; this is translated from the coding sequence ATGTATGGGAGTATTGTGTTAAAGGTTGCTTTTGGGTTAGTTGGACTGTTGCTTTTTACCCGTTTATTAGGTAAAAAAAGTATGTCCGATATCACGCCATTCGATTTGATTTATACTCTAGTGTTAGGCGGTCTTTTAGAAGAAACGATTTATGATGAAAAGATCAAGTTAAGTCATTTTTTTCTGGCATTGACAGTATGGGGAGTGATGATTTATATTATCGAGGCCCTTGTTCAAAAAAATTCTACCATCAATAAATGGATCAAAGGCCAACCGTGTATATTAGTACAAGACGGGCAACTGAATATAAAAGGATTAAATAGCAACCATGTAGAAATGGAACAGTTGAGAACGATGATGCGGCAACAAAATTGTTTTTCTTTGAAAGAAGCAAAATACGTGATTCTTGAAACAGGAGGAACGATCAGTGTGATGAGAAATGAAGAAGAAGACGCGGTGCTCACTATCCTTTTAATAGATGAAGGAGCAATCAATGAGAAAGCTCTTCTAAGTATCCATCAAACTAAAGATTGGTTATTAGACATTTTAAAAGAAGAAGGCCAATCTCAGGTAACTGAAATTGCATACGCAGAATGGTCAAGGGAACACGGTTTATACTGGAAGACTTATGCAGAGTCAGTGAAAGAGCCCTATAAAATTGATGGTTAA
- a CDS encoding SDR family oxidoreductase: MKILVTGATGMLGSKVVEALLKKGVPPESIAVAVRNPEKAENFILQGIDVRQADYEDPLSLEQAFTGIHRLLLISSQGDDDQRILHHKNAVFAAKAAGINFIAYTSISKPENSHLSISHVHRVTEQLIHETGIPYAFLRNNWYIENEIGLVETILAGEPLVTSAGNGRVGWVPRVDYAEAAAVVLAADGHENNIYELTGTPQTYADMAQILSSLADKEVPVLQVEDDAYRQTLIDHNTPEGYLDFYVEIQQAIRQGDLDVESEDLPQLLNRPAITLQESLTEIVHKLKEH, from the coding sequence ATGAAAATCTTAGTCACAGGCGCCACTGGTATGCTGGGTAGTAAAGTAGTAGAAGCTTTGTTAAAAAAAGGAGTCCCGCCCGAATCTATTGCAGTTGCTGTACGTAACCCTGAAAAAGCTGAAAATTTCATTTTACAAGGAATCGATGTTCGTCAAGCTGATTATGAAGATCCGCTTTCTTTAGAACAAGCTTTTACTGGAATTCACCGTTTATTATTGATTTCTTCTCAAGGCGATGATGATCAACGTATTTTGCACCACAAAAATGCTGTTTTCGCTGCCAAAGCGGCCGGTATAAACTTTATTGCGTACACCAGTATCAGCAAACCTGAAAACAGTCATTTAAGCATCTCCCATGTTCATCGTGTAACAGAACAACTCATTCATGAAACAGGGATTCCTTATGCGTTTTTACGAAACAACTGGTACATCGAAAATGAAATAGGTCTTGTAGAAACCATCTTAGCTGGCGAACCGTTAGTTACTTCCGCTGGCAATGGACGCGTCGGCTGGGTCCCGCGAGTTGATTACGCCGAAGCTGCTGCGGTTGTTTTAGCTGCCGACGGCCATGAAAATAACATTTATGAATTAACGGGCACTCCCCAAACGTATGCTGATATGGCACAGATTTTATCAAGTTTAGCAGATAAAGAAGTTCCTGTTTTACAAGTAGAGGATGACGCTTATCGTCAAACTTTGATTGATCACAACACTCCAGAAGGGTATCTCGATTTCTATGTAGAAATCCAACAAGCGATACGCCAAGGAGACTTGGATGTCGAGAGTGAAGATTTGCCGCAACTGCTCAATCGCCCTGCGATCACATTGCAAGAGTCCTTAACGGAAATTGTCCACAAACTTAAAGAACACTAA
- a CDS encoding Na+/H+ antiporter NhaC family protein, producing the protein MKKKVGLVLVVAVFMVFAASMNFSNGDGAAVNYGWFTLVPPVVSILLAFVTKNVIISLFIGVFSGAYVLHLANGSLFFAIMQAFLSVVNYALTSLADPWNAGIILQVLTIGGLIALMTKMGGAKAVAAVLSNKAKGPRSAQVITWILGILMFFDDYANSLIVGPVMRPVTDEKRISREKLAFIVDATAAPIAGIALISTWVGYEVGLIKDGYEAIGETVNAYSIFIQTLPYRFYNFLMLAFVLATALLLKEFGPMLNAEKRARKRNAQDAEDLSVVTATELDEMEPVEGIKLSVWNMVIPIGTLIIAAFVGFYFNGYAAIMESGEAAAIEVLKTSPVSLLAIQEAFGASDASIVLFQAALLASIVAMTMGVSKKIFTWGEAVDTWINGMKSLIVTGAILLLAWSLSAVIGELGTAEFLVSLLSDSMPAFLLPSVIFILGSIISFATGTSYGAMGILMPLAIPLSAALSNDPEFIVMTTGAVLTGAIFGDHCSPISDTTILSSMGAGADHLEHVKTQLLYAIVVATIAVVFGFIPVGLGISIWIVMPIAMIVTVATVYFFGKHVEEPVTDSSK; encoded by the coding sequence ATGAAGAAGAAAGTTGGTTTGGTTTTAGTCGTAGCGGTTTTTATGGTATTCGCCGCTAGTATGAATTTTTCAAATGGTGACGGTGCTGCCGTCAATTATGGTTGGTTTACATTAGTCCCGCCAGTTGTCTCGATATTATTAGCATTTGTGACTAAAAACGTCATTATTTCGTTGTTTATTGGTGTTTTTTCAGGAGCTTATGTGCTCCATTTGGCAAATGGTTCGCTCTTTTTTGCGATAATGCAAGCTTTCTTAAGTGTAGTGAATTACGCGTTGACTTCTTTGGCTGATCCTTGGAATGCCGGAATCATTTTGCAAGTTTTGACGATAGGCGGGTTGATTGCGCTAATGACTAAAATGGGAGGTGCAAAAGCTGTTGCGGCTGTCTTATCGAATAAAGCTAAAGGACCTAGAAGTGCACAAGTCATTACATGGATTCTAGGGATTTTAATGTTTTTTGATGATTATGCCAACTCGCTGATCGTTGGGCCAGTAATGCGTCCCGTAACAGACGAGAAAAGAATCTCCAGAGAAAAACTAGCTTTTATTGTTGATGCCACAGCTGCCCCTATTGCTGGAATAGCTTTAATTTCAACATGGGTAGGCTATGAAGTAGGATTGATCAAAGATGGATATGAAGCAATTGGGGAAACAGTCAATGCCTATAGCATTTTTATTCAAACGTTGCCTTATCGTTTTTATAACTTTTTAATGCTGGCTTTTGTATTGGCGACGGCTCTCTTATTAAAAGAATTTGGTCCAATGTTAAACGCTGAAAAGAGAGCGCGTAAACGCAACGCTCAAGATGCGGAAGACCTTAGTGTCGTTACAGCAACTGAACTGGATGAAATGGAACCTGTTGAAGGAATTAAATTGAGTGTTTGGAACATGGTGATTCCAATTGGAACGTTGATCATAGCAGCATTTGTCGGTTTCTATTTCAATGGGTATGCTGCCATTATGGAAAGCGGCGAAGCTGCGGCTATAGAAGTTCTAAAAACAAGCCCTGTTTCGCTTTTAGCTATACAAGAAGCCTTTGGTGCTTCAGATGCGAGTATCGTTTTGTTCCAGGCAGCTTTGTTGGCAAGTATCGTAGCGATGACGATGGGCGTGTCGAAAAAAATCTTTACTTGGGGTGAAGCAGTTGATACTTGGATCAACGGAATGAAGTCATTGATCGTTACTGGAGCTATTTTGTTATTGGCTTGGTCCTTAAGTGCCGTTATTGGAGAATTGGGTACAGCTGAATTTTTAGTTTCGTTATTATCAGATTCAATGCCTGCTTTCTTATTGCCTTCTGTCATTTTTATTCTTGGTTCGATTATTTCATTTGCAACAGGGACTTCTTATGGAGCGATGGGAATTTTGATGCCACTGGCAATACCGTTATCTGCTGCATTGTCTAATGATCCAGAATTTATTGTTATGACTACCGGTGCTGTCTTGACGGGAGCTATTTTCGGGGATCATTGTTCACCGATTTCCGATACAACTATTTTATCGTCGATGGGAGCTGGAGCAGATCATTTAGAACATGTGAAGACCCAATTGTTGTATGCAATTGTGGTTGCTACTATCGCTGTTGTTTTCGGATTTATTCCTGTTGGACTAGGGATATCCATTTGGATCGTGATGCCGATTGCGATGATCGTGACAGTTGCCACTGTTTATTTCTTCGGCAAACACGTTGAGGAACCTGTTACGGATAGCAGCAAATAA
- a CDS encoding N(5)-(carboxyethyl)ornithine synthase: protein MLHKQLKTIGFVNSHKAGEKRIALLPRDIAQLQHREALFFEENYGSGLNISDTEYAALGCQIVSREIALAQDIICDPKIGDATFLKDLHPGQTLFGWIHAVQNKEVTDTLLANELSAYAWEDMYEDNRHSYWRNNELAGEAAVMHAYQLNGVMPYDTKVALLGRGNTARGAQRILTGLGADVRVYDRRQEKLFRKEMTEFDVIVNAVLWDTSRKDHLVYQTDLKHLKPGTMIIDVSCDEHGAIETTVPTSLEDPIYEIDGVVHYTVDHTPTIFYRSSSSAISNETAKYIDDLVENQPNEILENALIIERGYIIDERINQFQNRPVSDSLINSDRQDPASAM from the coding sequence ATGCTGCACAAACAACTGAAAACTATCGGATTTGTCAACAGTCACAAAGCTGGTGAGAAGCGGATCGCCTTGCTGCCTAGAGACATTGCACAGTTACAACATCGAGAAGCTTTATTTTTTGAAGAAAACTATGGAAGCGGTTTAAACATTTCTGATACTGAATATGCGGCTTTAGGTTGTCAGATTGTTTCGAGAGAAATTGCTTTAGCGCAAGATATCATCTGCGATCCTAAAATTGGAGACGCTACCTTTTTAAAGGATTTACACCCAGGACAAACATTATTCGGTTGGATCCATGCTGTCCAGAACAAAGAAGTAACCGATACATTATTAGCTAATGAGCTTTCAGCATACGCTTGGGAAGACATGTATGAAGATAATCGGCATTCTTACTGGCGCAACAATGAACTGGCCGGCGAAGCAGCCGTCATGCACGCCTATCAATTAAATGGCGTTATGCCTTACGATACCAAAGTTGCCCTTTTAGGTCGCGGCAATACTGCACGAGGCGCACAACGTATTTTAACCGGTTTAGGAGCAGATGTTCGAGTTTACGACCGTCGCCAAGAAAAACTGTTCCGAAAAGAAATGACTGAATTTGATGTGATCGTTAATGCTGTTTTATGGGATACTTCTCGTAAAGACCATCTTGTTTATCAAACAGATTTAAAACATCTTAAACCTGGTACGATGATCATTGATGTCAGCTGTGATGAACATGGCGCCATCGAAACGACTGTTCCCACTTCTTTAGAAGACCCGATTTATGAAATAGATGGTGTTGTCCACTATACCGTTGATCATACTCCAACTATCTTTTATCGTTCTTCTTCAAGCGCTATTTCAAACGAGACCGCTAAGTATATCGATGACTTGGTTGAAAATCAGCCTAATGAAATTCTAGAGAATGCTTTGATTATTGAGCGAGGATATATCATTGACGAGCGGATCAATCAATTTCAGAATAGACCGGTCTCTGATTCTTTAATAAACTCAGACCGGCAAGATCCAGCTTCAGCAATGTAA
- the glmS gene encoding glutamine--fructose-6-phosphate transaminase (isomerizing), with the protein MCGIVGYIGYQDAKDSLLQGLEKLEYRGYDSAGIYVMDETATGHLFKEKGRIAALRNIVDSSIAANVGIGHTRWATHGVPSVENAHPHQSNSGRFTIVHNGVIENYKEVYAVYLSDVDLHSDTDTEIIVQLIAQFVEKEHFSTIDAFKKALSCLKGSYALALIDNEQPDVVFAAKNKSPLLVGKGDGFNVICSDAMAMIQETNQFVELMDGEVVTLTQEAIKIENAVGEVMERDAYTAEINLNDLDKGTYPYYMAKEMDEQPAVIRKIIQSYQNEAGNLEIDQAIVAKLTASDRIYIVACGTSYNAGWVGKQLLETLTHIPTEVHLASEFGHNMPLLTKKPFFIFLSQSGETADSRQVLVKVNDMNYPALTLTNVAGSTLSREAEFTLLLHAGPEIAVASTKAYTAQIAVLAILAEVVGKTVGLSEENNIIHDLGIVASSMESILSEKEQIEKLATDYLSTTRNAFYIGRGIDYYVAMEASLKLKEVSYVQTEGFAAGELKHGTIALIEEGTPVIAVITDERIAGHTRGNVQEVHARGAHTIVIVMEGLEQAGDQFILPKVNPLLSPLVSVVPTQLLAYYTSLHRGNDVDKPRNLAKSVTVE; encoded by the coding sequence ATGTGTGGAATTGTTGGATATATTGGTTATCAAGATGCAAAAGATAGTTTATTGCAAGGACTAGAGAAATTAGAGTACCGAGGCTATGATTCTGCCGGTATTTACGTTATGGACGAAACTGCTACGGGCCACCTGTTCAAAGAAAAAGGCCGAATTGCCGCCTTACGAAATATAGTCGACTCTTCAATAGCAGCTAACGTCGGAATTGGCCACACACGTTGGGCAACTCATGGTGTTCCTAGCGTGGAAAACGCTCATCCTCATCAATCAAACAGCGGACGCTTCACTATTGTTCATAACGGAGTTATTGAAAATTATAAAGAAGTTTATGCTGTCTATTTAAGTGACGTTGACCTACATAGTGATACCGACACTGAGATCATCGTTCAATTAATCGCCCAGTTTGTCGAAAAAGAGCACTTTTCAACGATTGATGCTTTCAAAAAAGCGCTTAGCTGTTTAAAAGGATCTTATGCTTTAGCTTTGATTGACAACGAACAGCCCGATGTCGTTTTTGCGGCAAAAAATAAAAGCCCGTTACTGGTAGGGAAAGGCGACGGTTTTAACGTTATTTGCAGCGATGCCATGGCTATGATCCAAGAAACCAACCAATTCGTTGAATTAATGGACGGCGAAGTCGTGACCTTAACACAAGAAGCCATCAAAATTGAAAATGCCGTTGGCGAAGTAATGGAACGTGATGCCTATACTGCCGAAATCAATCTAAACGATTTAGATAAAGGAACGTACCCTTACTATATGGCGAAAGAGATGGATGAACAACCTGCTGTGATACGCAAAATCATCCAAAGTTATCAAAATGAAGCAGGAAACCTCGAGATAGATCAAGCAATCGTAGCTAAACTGACTGCCAGCGACCGAATCTACATTGTTGCTTGCGGAACGAGTTATAATGCCGGCTGGGTCGGCAAACAATTGCTTGAAACCTTAACGCATATCCCAACCGAAGTTCATTTAGCCAGCGAATTTGGCCACAACATGCCATTGCTGACTAAAAAACCATTCTTTATTTTCTTATCCCAAAGCGGAGAAACAGCGGATAGCCGCCAAGTCTTGGTTAAAGTCAACGATATGAACTATCCTGCTTTAACACTGACTAATGTAGCCGGTTCAACGCTTTCTCGTGAAGCAGAATTCACCTTATTGTTACATGCTGGTCCAGAAATAGCTGTTGCTTCAACCAAAGCTTATACTGCTCAAATTGCTGTTTTAGCTATTTTGGCTGAAGTAGTCGGCAAAACAGTAGGCTTATCAGAAGAGAACAACATAATTCATGATTTAGGCATTGTCGCAAGCAGCATGGAAAGCATTCTTTCTGAAAAAGAACAAATCGAGAAACTAGCTACTGATTATCTTAGCACTACCCGAAATGCTTTTTATATTGGGCGAGGAATTGATTATTATGTAGCTATGGAAGCTTCTTTGAAATTGAAAGAAGTCTCTTATGTACAAACAGAAGGATTTGCAGCTGGGGAACTGAAACACGGCACCATCGCGCTAATCGAAGAAGGCACTCCTGTCATTGCTGTCATTACTGATGAACGCATTGCCGGACATACCCGTGGAAACGTTCAAGAAGTCCATGCCCGTGGTGCACATACCATTGTTATCGTTATGGAAGGATTGGAGCAAGCTGGAGATCAATTCATCTTACCGAAAGTCAACCCGCTGCTTTCACCTTTAGTAAGTGTTGTGCCTACTCAATTACTAGCATATTATACTAGTTTGCACCGTGGAAACGATGTCGACAAACCAAGAAACTTAGCAAAAAGTGTGACGGTTGAATAG